From Alienimonas californiensis, a single genomic window includes:
- a CDS encoding sulfatase family protein yields MTPLLLAACLLGADPAETGDRPAAERPNVLLILSDDQAWDDYGFLGSEHAHTPHLDRLAGQSRTFPHGYVPTSLCRPSLASILTGRYAHQHGITGNDPAVPAGLPRKPTHQTRVPEYLDLRRAMNRTLADDPQLSTLLQDAGYHTLQTGKWWEGDPTDFGFTAAMTHGEMTRGGRHGDEGLKITRDGQPSPDLGPLPAFMDEADAAGAPWFVWYAPFLPHTPHDPPQRLLAKYRDRVEAGELTLSEAKYFANVERFDEAVGTVLAEVDRRGAENTLVVYACDNGWITLPERSAYAPRSKRSPHEGGVRTPIMLRRTGAITPERHETPVSTVDLARTILTHCDVAVPETVGGMNLLNNAAVADRGPVFGEIFEHDQPFPAPVADGLMFRWVVDGNWKLILPHAPHFSKGEPPTELYDLSADPHETRNLAEENPQQVARLTALLNAWWDPTAAND; encoded by the coding sequence ATGACGCCGCTGTTGCTCGCCGCCTGTCTGCTCGGGGCGGACCCCGCCGAAACCGGGGACCGTCCCGCCGCGGAGCGGCCGAACGTGTTGCTGATCCTCTCGGACGATCAGGCCTGGGACGACTACGGCTTCCTCGGCAGCGAGCACGCCCACACGCCGCATCTGGACCGGCTGGCGGGGCAGTCGCGGACCTTCCCGCACGGCTACGTGCCGACGAGCCTGTGCCGGCCGAGCCTCGCCTCGATCCTCACCGGGCGGTACGCGCATCAACACGGCATCACCGGCAACGACCCGGCCGTCCCGGCCGGACTGCCCCGCAAGCCGACGCATCAGACCCGTGTTCCGGAGTACCTCGACCTGCGGCGGGCGATGAACCGCACGCTGGCGGACGATCCGCAGCTCTCCACGTTGTTGCAGGACGCCGGCTATCACACGTTGCAGACGGGCAAATGGTGGGAGGGCGACCCGACCGACTTCGGCTTCACCGCCGCGATGACCCACGGCGAGATGACCCGCGGCGGCCGGCACGGCGACGAGGGACTGAAGATCACCCGCGACGGCCAACCCTCGCCGGACCTCGGCCCGCTGCCGGCCTTCATGGACGAGGCGGACGCCGCCGGCGCCCCGTGGTTCGTCTGGTACGCCCCGTTCCTGCCGCACACCCCGCACGATCCGCCGCAGCGGTTGCTGGCGAAGTACCGGGACCGGGTGGAGGCGGGCGAACTGACCCTCAGCGAGGCGAAGTACTTCGCCAACGTGGAACGCTTTGACGAAGCCGTCGGCACTGTGCTGGCCGAGGTGGACCGTCGCGGGGCTGAGAACACGTTGGTCGTCTACGCCTGCGACAACGGCTGGATCACGCTGCCGGAACGCAGCGCCTACGCCCCCCGCAGCAAGCGGAGCCCGCACGAGGGCGGCGTCCGCACCCCGATCATGCTGCGGCGGACCGGGGCGATCACACCGGAACGGCATGAGACGCCCGTCAGCACCGTGGACCTGGCCCGCACGATCCTGACGCACTGCGACGTGGCCGTGCCGGAGACGGTGGGCGGCATGAACCTTCTCAATAACGCCGCCGTCGCCGATCGCGGCCCGGTGTTCGGGGAGATCTTTGAGCACGACCAGCCCTTCCCCGCCCCAGTGGCCGACGGGCTGATGTTTCGCTGGGTGGTGGACGGGAACTGGAAGCTGATCCTCCCGCACGCCCCGCACTTCTCCAAGGGCGAGCCGCCGACGGAGCTGTATGACCTGTCCGCCGACCCGCACGAGACGCGGAACCTCGCGGAGGAGAACCCGCAGCAGGTCGCCCGGCTGACAGCCCTGCTGAACGCCTGGTGGGACCCGACCGCCGCGAACGACTGA
- the hpt gene encoding hypoxanthine phosphoribosyltransferase yields the protein MNVPLKTLITQAEIAAAVDRLGKQIAADYAGKPLTLLGVLHGSLPFVADLMRRIDVPHRVGLVQASSYRGTATTPGEMRIDTNLLPDITGRDVVLVDDIFDTGRTLTALIDCLAAENVNSVKTCVLLWKDRDPAEGVTLTPDYHAFRIPDRFVVGYGLDHDDEYRHLPFIGELPAG from the coding sequence TTGAACGTCCCGTTGAAAACGCTGATTACGCAGGCCGAGATCGCCGCAGCCGTCGACCGCCTCGGCAAACAAATCGCCGCGGACTACGCCGGCAAACCGCTGACGTTGCTCGGCGTGCTGCACGGGTCGCTGCCCTTCGTGGCGGACCTGATGCGCCGCATCGACGTGCCGCACCGGGTGGGCCTGGTGCAGGCCAGCAGCTACCGCGGCACGGCGACCACGCCGGGGGAGATGCGGATCGACACGAACCTGCTGCCGGACATCACCGGCCGGGACGTGGTGCTGGTGGACGACATCTTCGACACCGGCCGCACCCTGACGGCGTTGATCGACTGTCTGGCCGCGGAAAACGTCAACAGCGTGAAGACCTGCGTGCTGCTGTGGAAGGACCGCGACCCGGCCGAGGGCGTGACGCTGACCCCGGACTACCACGCCTTCCGCATCCCGGACCGCTTCGTCGTCGGCTACGGCCTCGACCACGACGACGAGTACCGGCACCTGCCGTTCATCGGCGAGCTGCCGGCGGGGTGA
- the cysS gene encoding cysteine--tRNA ligase → MTTAPAIQFYNSLSHGLEPFALPTDRPVTIYSCGPTVYDYAHIGNFRSFLFADLIRRFLEASGARVRHVMNITDVGHMTEDTGEDKMAQAAKKLAEKKKADKKSGTVEEGQVEDPSDPYQIARFYENAFLQDAKTLGMKLAEEPENIPRATENVDGMLSMIHELLASGHAYKSEGGVVYYSVESFPEYGKLSGNTLDQLVAGQGGRVSEDEIAGKRHPADFLLWKPDTSHIMKWDSDLGTGYPGWHIECSVMARRLLGDTIDIHTGGEDLIFPHHECEIAQTRGATGEDRFARFWMHARFLMVEGAKMSKSKGNFYTVRDVLGGKVTGREVHPGVLRYELTKSHYRANMNFTAKGLSDSAAAVRKLIEFKAKLKSDAGDAVAEVDNSHPAVAAFLAALGDDLNMSGALGALFPWVGGPHPDPAESLAAFEIMDAVLCTDPSSTTATESAADAGGFDPTALCQQIDEARAAKNWAAADAARDELKAAGYEVRNDPGGTIAVKELA, encoded by the coding sequence ATGACGACCGCCCCCGCGATCCAGTTCTATAACTCCCTGAGCCACGGCCTGGAGCCGTTCGCCCTGCCGACCGATCGGCCGGTCACGATCTACAGCTGCGGGCCGACGGTCTACGACTACGCTCACATCGGCAACTTCCGGTCGTTCCTGTTCGCCGACCTGATCCGCCGCTTTTTGGAGGCCTCCGGCGCCCGGGTGCGTCACGTAATGAATATTACGGACGTCGGTCATATGACCGAGGACACCGGCGAGGACAAAATGGCCCAGGCCGCCAAGAAGCTGGCGGAGAAAAAAAAGGCCGACAAAAAATCGGGGACCGTCGAGGAGGGCCAGGTCGAAGACCCCAGCGACCCGTACCAGATCGCCCGGTTCTACGAGAACGCCTTCCTGCAGGACGCCAAAACGCTGGGCATGAAGCTGGCCGAGGAGCCGGAGAACATCCCCCGGGCGACGGAGAACGTCGACGGGATGCTCTCCATGATCCACGAACTGCTCGCCAGCGGCCACGCCTATAAAAGCGAGGGCGGCGTCGTCTATTACAGCGTGGAGAGCTTCCCGGAGTACGGCAAACTCAGCGGCAACACGCTCGACCAGCTCGTCGCCGGCCAGGGCGGGCGGGTCAGCGAAGACGAGATCGCCGGCAAGCGGCACCCGGCGGACTTCCTGCTCTGGAAGCCGGACACCTCGCACATCATGAAGTGGGACAGCGACCTCGGCACCGGCTATCCGGGCTGGCACATTGAATGTTCCGTGATGGCCCGCCGGCTGCTGGGCGACACGATCGACATTCACACCGGCGGCGAAGACCTCATCTTCCCCCACCACGAGTGCGAAATCGCCCAGACCCGCGGCGCCACCGGCGAGGACCGCTTCGCCCGCTTCTGGATGCACGCCCGCTTCCTGATGGTCGAGGGGGCGAAGATGAGCAAGTCCAAGGGCAACTTCTATACGGTGCGGGACGTGCTCGGCGGGAAGGTCACCGGCCGCGAGGTGCACCCCGGCGTGCTGCGGTACGAGCTGACGAAAAGCCACTACCGGGCCAACATGAACTTCACCGCCAAGGGCCTGTCCGACAGCGCCGCGGCCGTGCGGAAACTGATCGAGTTCAAAGCCAAATTGAAGTCCGACGCCGGCGACGCCGTGGCGGAAGTGGACAACTCCCACCCCGCCGTCGCGGCGTTCCTGGCGGCGTTGGGCGACGACCTCAACATGAGCGGCGCCCTGGGGGCGCTGTTCCCCTGGGTCGGCGGCCCGCACCCGGACCCGGCGGAGAGCCTGGCGGCGTTCGAGATCATGGACGCCGTGCTCTGCACCGACCCGTCCTCCACGACGGCGACCGAGTCCGCCGCGGACGCCGGCGGGTTCGATCCGACGGCGCTGTGCCAGCAGATCGACGAAGCCCGGGCCGCCAAGAACTGGGCCGCCGCCGACGCCGCCCGGGACGAATTGAAAGCCGCCGGCTACGAGGTCCGCAACGATCCCGGCGGCACGATCGCGGTGAAGGAACTGGCGTAG
- a CDS encoding Do family serine endopeptidase, translating into MRGAPDAAADWLTVRVALTAAVVAALMLVWSGWRWWSAPPTESAAVSPTRLGVLFSPYPVPPADGSTADGSTDLADRAGLLVTAVDAYGAVRRSGGRVGDVWLTVAGQPLCDDVDPQAAAERVHLIRRALGPGFAMEVELLRGDELRTIVLRADAPEHDGPPPYAPVWPRDLPYDRGLMGAELIAFASLEPGSLPGVLVGSTVPGGPADQAGVRAGDRLVGLARPDGAASSMAAALSRLLTPLRPVSPESGAPGHGAGQSVADESVADESSADGAATVEPLRATIGDPADWFAVARHIRPGELVSVDLLRRGRPLSLQVRFVAERELPRVRRLAPLGL; encoded by the coding sequence GTGCGCGGAGCCCCAGACGCCGCGGCGGACTGGCTGACGGTCCGCGTCGCCCTGACCGCCGCGGTCGTGGCGGCGCTGATGCTGGTGTGGAGCGGTTGGCGCTGGTGGAGCGCCCCGCCGACGGAGTCGGCCGCCGTCAGCCCGACCCGCCTGGGCGTCCTGTTCAGCCCCTATCCCGTGCCCCCCGCCGACGGTTCGACCGCCGACGGTTCGACCGACCTCGCGGACCGGGCGGGGTTGCTGGTGACCGCGGTCGACGCCTACGGCGCCGTGCGGCGCTCCGGCGGGCGGGTGGGCGACGTCTGGCTGACCGTCGCCGGTCAACCGCTGTGCGACGACGTCGATCCGCAGGCGGCGGCCGAGCGGGTGCACCTCATCCGGCGGGCGCTGGGCCCCGGGTTCGCGATGGAGGTGGAACTGCTCCGCGGCGACGAACTGCGAACAATCGTGTTGCGGGCCGATGCCCCGGAGCACGACGGCCCCCCGCCCTACGCGCCCGTCTGGCCGCGCGACCTGCCCTACGACCGCGGCCTGATGGGGGCGGAACTGATCGCCTTCGCCTCCCTCGAACCGGGCTCCCTGCCCGGGGTCCTCGTCGGCTCGACGGTTCCGGGCGGCCCGGCGGATCAGGCCGGCGTGCGGGCGGGCGATCGACTCGTGGGCCTCGCCCGGCCCGACGGGGCGGCGTCCTCGATGGCCGCCGCCCTCTCCCGGCTCCTCACCCCGCTCCGTCCGGTCTCCCCGGAATCCGGCGCCCCTGGACACGGCGCCGGGCAGTCGGTTGCCGACGAATCAGTCGCCGACGAATCCAGCGCCGACGGTGCGGCGACCGTCGAACCGTTGCGGGCGACGATCGGCGATCCCGCCGACTGGTTCGCCGTCGCCCGCCATATTCGCCCCGGGGAACTCGTCTCCGTGGACCTGCTGCGTCGCGGGCGACCGCTGTCGCTGCAAGTGCGGTTCGTGGCGGAAAGAGAACTGCCGCGGGTCCGCCGCCTCGCCCCGCTCGGTTTGTAA
- a CDS encoding methyltransferase regulatory domain-containing protein, whose amino-acid sequence MSVDAPPLADAPPPAGKASSYDVVPYVDHSVSVAHPGRMAAVGRLFGLEPPPVETARVLELGCAAGANLLALANVYPDATFLGLDLSRVQIDAGAAVAAQLGLTNLELRYQDLAEFTPEEPFDYILCHGVFSWVPDAVRARILEIVRESLSPQGIAYVSYNALPGWHSGGMAREMMLYHLEGQADAADPKSRLEHAWGILKFMAENVPPRAESHRAVLNAFHKVFEENADSYLFHDFLEDENRPFYFHEFASLLAEHDLAYLGEPEGDSLVGLDVSPEIKRTLAALSDDPLRREQYGDFLRCRNFRRSLIVRGEAAIDRESPASRIDDLFVLCPLREVPAEAAGDDVPAPGVRRFATPDGDRAVDTPDPALAAALTRLAERWPAAIPVGALVREAVQEAGGDAEDLRNGISTLFGQSLLKLFSAPPPLASVLSERPVGDPLARLRAAHGREQVTSRLHVEIRLPDLARWVLPRLDGTRDAAALVEELAEGAVRGEPALQYEGQPVADLALARRLLEPQIASTLDCLRTLGLLAA is encoded by the coding sequence GTGTCCGTCGACGCCCCGCCACTCGCCGACGCCCCGCCGCCCGCCGGCAAGGCGTCCAGTTACGACGTGGTGCCGTACGTCGATCATTCAGTCTCCGTGGCCCATCCCGGCCGGATGGCAGCGGTGGGCCGGCTGTTCGGCCTGGAGCCGCCCCCCGTCGAGACCGCCCGCGTGCTGGAACTGGGGTGCGCCGCCGGGGCGAACCTGCTGGCACTGGCGAACGTCTATCCCGACGCGACATTTCTGGGGCTCGACCTGTCCCGGGTGCAGATCGACGCCGGCGCCGCGGTCGCCGCACAGTTGGGGCTGACGAACCTCGAACTGCGCTATCAGGATCTGGCGGAGTTCACGCCAGAGGAGCCGTTCGATTATATCCTCTGCCACGGCGTCTTCAGTTGGGTGCCGGACGCGGTCCGGGCGCGGATTCTGGAGATCGTCCGGGAATCGCTCTCCCCGCAGGGGATCGCGTACGTCAGCTACAACGCCCTGCCCGGCTGGCACAGCGGCGGCATGGCCCGGGAGATGATGCTCTATCACCTCGAGGGGCAGGCGGACGCCGCCGATCCCAAGAGCCGCCTCGAACACGCCTGGGGCATTTTGAAATTTATGGCGGAGAACGTCCCCCCGCGCGCCGAGTCCCACCGCGCCGTCCTGAACGCGTTTCATAAAGTCTTCGAGGAGAACGCGGACAGCTACCTGTTCCACGACTTCCTCGAAGACGAGAACCGGCCGTTTTATTTCCACGAGTTCGCCTCGCTGCTGGCGGAGCATGATCTGGCCTATCTGGGCGAGCCGGAGGGCGATTCGCTGGTGGGGTTGGACGTCAGCCCGGAGATCAAACGCACGCTGGCGGCTCTCTCCGACGATCCGCTGCGGCGCGAGCAGTACGGGGACTTCCTGCGGTGCCGCAACTTTCGGCGCTCGCTGATCGTCCGGGGCGAGGCGGCGATCGACCGCGAGTCGCCCGCCTCCCGGATCGACGATCTGTTCGTCCTCTGCCCGCTGCGGGAGGTCCCCGCGGAGGCGGCCGGCGACGACGTCCCGGCGCCGGGCGTGCGGCGGTTTGCGACGCCGGACGGCGACCGCGCCGTCGACACCCCCGACCCGGCGCTGGCGGCGGCGCTGACCCGCCTCGCGGAGCGCTGGCCCGCGGCGATCCCGGTGGGCGCGTTGGTGCGCGAGGCCGTGCAGGAGGCGGGCGGAGACGCCGAAGACCTGCGGAACGGGATCTCCACGCTGTTCGGCCAAAGCCTGCTGAAGCTGTTCAGCGCCCCGCCGCCGCTGGCCAGCGTGCTCTCCGAGCGGCCGGTCGGCGATCCGTTGGCCCGGTTGCGGGCGGCGCACGGCCGCGAGCAGGTGACCTCGCGGCTGCACGTGGAGATTCGCCTGCCGGACCTGGCCCGCTGGGTCCTGCCGCGGCTGGACGGGACGCGGGACGCCGCGGCGCTGGTGGAGGAACTGGCCGAGGGCGCGGTCCGCGGGGAACCGGCGTTGCAGTACGAGGGTCAGCCGGTCGCCGACCTCGCCCTCGCCCGCCGCCTGCTGGAGCCCCAGATCGCGTCGACTCTGGACTGCCTCCGCACCCTCGGCCTGCTGGCGGCGTGA
- a CDS encoding M14 family zinc carboxypeptidase, translating into MTASPACPLPWLLAALLLGPAAFAQEEEGAKGTVTISTDFPGGNVEVKANAPGRVELAPDLRGDQPWFYWYFSATVETPGRVAFVFPDEVIGFANGAIGKQGPAIQETPDGPWRWMGTADVLGPAFVYDFAEAGGTVRFAVTIPYTEANLAGFLKEHAGPHLHAGVLTQSRGGREVELLRIGEPGPGPDGEPKAAVLFTCRHHAAETMASFVLEGLMREALSDSDAGQAFREQFVLYVVPFVDKDGVEAGDQGKNRRPFDHNRDYRETSLYPEVQAIRALQPQHGFQYVVDLHCPTLVMGDHQVAYFVGYQTLPRNNQANVAAWAKAIAAAKAEDAPVGPLNWLRAKEEDKPTCSRWFGAQPGMVMSATFEYPFAPPKAAADPPAVRDYGAAMLRAFVATEFAR; encoded by the coding sequence ATGACCGCTTCCCCCGCCTGCCCGTTGCCGTGGCTGCTCGCGGCGCTGCTGCTCGGCCCCGCCGCGTTCGCCCAGGAGGAAGAAGGGGCGAAGGGAACGGTGACGATCTCCACCGACTTCCCCGGCGGGAACGTGGAGGTGAAAGCGAACGCCCCGGGGCGGGTGGAGCTCGCCCCGGACCTCCGGGGCGATCAGCCGTGGTTCTATTGGTACTTCAGCGCCACCGTCGAGACGCCGGGCCGGGTCGCCTTCGTCTTTCCGGACGAGGTGATCGGCTTCGCCAACGGCGCCATCGGCAAGCAGGGCCCGGCGATTCAGGAGACGCCGGACGGCCCCTGGCGCTGGATGGGCACGGCCGACGTGCTCGGCCCCGCGTTCGTCTACGACTTCGCCGAGGCCGGCGGGACGGTGCGGTTCGCCGTCACCATTCCCTACACCGAGGCGAACCTCGCCGGCTTCCTCAAAGAGCACGCCGGCCCGCACCTGCACGCCGGCGTGCTGACGCAGAGCCGCGGCGGCCGGGAGGTGGAACTGCTCCGCATCGGCGAACCGGGACCCGGCCCGGACGGGGAGCCGAAAGCCGCGGTGCTATTCACCTGCCGGCATCACGCCGCGGAGACGATGGCCAGCTTCGTGCTGGAGGGTTTGATGCGCGAGGCACTGTCGGACTCCGACGCCGGCCAGGCGTTTCGAGAACAGTTCGTGCTGTACGTCGTGCCGTTCGTCGATAAAGACGGCGTGGAGGCGGGCGATCAGGGCAAGAACCGCCGCCCGTTCGACCACAACCGCGACTACCGCGAGACCAGCCTGTACCCCGAGGTGCAGGCGATCCGGGCGCTGCAACCGCAGCACGGGTTTCAATACGTCGTCGATCTGCACTGCCCGACGCTGGTGATGGGGGATCATCAAGTCGCCTATTTCGTCGGCTATCAAACGTTGCCGAGGAACAACCAGGCGAACGTCGCGGCGTGGGCGAAGGCGATCGCGGCGGCGAAGGCGGAGGACGCCCCGGTCGGCCCGCTGAACTGGTTGCGGGCGAAGGAGGAGGACAAGCCGACCTGCTCCCGCTGGTTCGGGGCTCAGCCGGGGATGGTGATGTCGGCGACCTTCGAGTACCCCTTCGCCCCGCCCAAGGCCGCCGCCGACCCGCCGGCCGTCCGCGACTACGGCGCCGCGATGCTGCGGGCCTTCGTGGCCACGGAGTTCGCCCGCTGA
- a CDS encoding KpsF/GutQ family sugar-phosphate isomerase — translation MGLPAVQRSADPFSDGAASAERGLVPFDRFAAANRAAEVLRAEADALLALAKSPPAGLLDAADLIESRGGGVVVTGMGKAGLVGRKIAATLASLGTPACVLHPGEAVHGDLGMVRDDATVLALSHSGETAEVTQILAPLARREVPVVAVTARAGSTLGRAATVVVAMGQLREADVHNLAPTVSTCAMMALGDALAVLLSERAEFTPDRFAAFHPAGSLGRKLARVDEVMRTGSAVRVFADYEPVRKVLVTAEGERRTGAVMLIDDAGRLTGLFTDSDLARLLARRGEHELDRPVSAVMTRSPITVGEHVSVGEAVSLLKGRKLSELPVVDASGRPVGLVDITDLIGLV, via the coding sequence GTGGGTTTGCCCGCCGTTCAACGTTCCGCCGACCCCTTCTCCGACGGGGCCGCCTCCGCCGAGCGGGGGCTGGTGCCGTTCGATCGGTTCGCCGCCGCCAACCGGGCCGCCGAGGTGTTGCGGGCCGAGGCGGACGCCCTGCTGGCCCTCGCCAAGAGCCCCCCCGCCGGTCTGCTGGACGCCGCGGACCTGATCGAATCTCGCGGCGGGGGCGTGGTCGTCACAGGGATGGGCAAGGCCGGCCTAGTGGGCCGGAAGATCGCCGCGACGCTGGCCAGCCTGGGCACCCCCGCCTGCGTGCTGCACCCCGGGGAGGCGGTTCACGGAGACCTCGGGATGGTGCGGGACGACGCGACCGTGCTGGCGCTGTCGCACAGCGGGGAGACGGCGGAGGTGACGCAGATTCTCGCCCCGCTGGCCCGCCGGGAGGTGCCGGTGGTGGCCGTCACCGCGCGGGCCGGCAGCACGCTGGGCCGGGCCGCGACGGTGGTCGTGGCGATGGGGCAACTCCGCGAGGCGGACGTGCACAACCTCGCCCCCACGGTGAGCACCTGCGCGATGATGGCGCTGGGCGACGCCCTCGCCGTGCTGCTGAGCGAACGGGCCGAGTTCACCCCGGACCGCTTCGCCGCCTTCCACCCGGCCGGGTCGCTGGGGCGCAAGCTGGCCCGGGTGGACGAGGTGATGCGGACCGGGTCCGCCGTCCGCGTCTTTGCCGACTACGAACCGGTGCGTAAGGTGCTGGTGACCGCCGAGGGCGAACGCCGCACCGGGGCCGTGATGCTGATCGACGACGCCGGCCGCCTGACCGGCCTGTTCACCGACAGCGACCTGGCCCGCCTGCTGGCCCGCCGGGGGGAGCACGAGCTGGACCGCCCGGTCAGCGCCGTGATGACCCGCTCGCCGATCACCGTGGGGGAGCACGTCTCCGTCGGCGAGGCCGTGAGTCTGTTGAAGGGCCGGAAACTCAGCGAGTTGCCGGTCGTCGACGCCTCCGGCCGCCCGGTCGGTCTGGTCGATATCACCGACCTGATCGGTTTGGTTTAG